The DNA sequence aatgcttGATAACAAAATAATCCAGTTTAACGTgtcatatttaataaataatataaaaagaaaacattattattattatatataattcttacaATGTAGTAGTCCCTTTACGAGTGaacacataaaatatatatttttataatgaaacgtcattttataaaattgaaatatGATATAAGAAATGTAAACTATTACCATTTACACaagataaatataagaaatatacataacataataaaaaatgaaagagcTAAAAATACAGATTTAAgtgttaataataatccaagaataaatgaaaagaaatgtgtagaaaatgaaaattttatatatcctaatattaatattgatattaaaaaaaatgaaatgcaTATAATAGATGATAAAGttgaaagaataaaatatgaagaaaaagaaaatgaaaatgaaaatgaaaatgaaaaaataaaattattaaaagtaaaaaatgtaaaattattaacCTGTTGTATAATTACAActctctttttttatttcacaCTTAAAAAAGTTCCTGAAGGTTATGTATGCTTAgttcaaaataaatatgatggaAAAGTtataccatatatatatgacgaTTTGATgactttcttttttaatcctttaaaatataaagttaTACATATGAGAATTATACCTATACAAAGGAAGTATACAAATGTATATGAAACATTggataaacaaaaaattaaagtaaAATTAGAAGTTAAAATGAAACCTAAAATACCCTTTATTATTGATATTTATAGTACCTTTGGTATAAATTATAGTACCTGttatattgaaaaagaaatgaattttgatttaaaaaatgttatcAAATATTATAACTTAAATACATTACTAGAAAATAATCAAAGTGTTCATGATGATAATGCTACAGTGGATGATGCAATAGATCAAATTATGGACCGCTTTTACGATTCCTCTATATTCCACAAAATTATTCTTATGGATGTTACCATATTATTTGAAAAGgtggaataaaaaaataaaacatatataatatataatatatatatatatatatatatatatatacatttgttttttattttttcatgaaACCAAATATCTTTACattattgtatttttatacatactGTACCATTCGTCATTTTCGACCATactttaaaataatacacacatggaaaataaaattatataaataaataaaattattttaacgatttttttttaatattggcTAGCTAGTATTTTATCTAGCCATTTTGAAATATCACTAAAACAAAtagaggaaaaaaaaaaaaaaaaaaaaaaaaaaaagaaaaaaaaaaaatgactgttcataaaataaatatgcacatatatatatatatatatatatatatatatatatatatatatatatatatatatgtttatataattttaaaaggagtaaaaaaattaattaattaaaaaatgataacttttaaaataattaagataaacatttatattgttGACATCAATATAAGTTGATCACTTTATACCTTTTCATTTCACTTGATCTTGGTCTTTTTCCTTTCCTTTCCCttctttttacttttttttttttttttttattattgagGAGAACGTACTGTCTTGCTTTTACGTA is a window from the Plasmodium falciparum 3D7 genome assembly, chromosome: 4 genome containing:
- a CDS encoding prohibitin-like protein PHBL, putative, whose product is MKRHFIKLKYDIRNVNYYHLHKINIRNIHNIIKNERAKNTDLSVNNNPRINEKKCVENENFIYPNINIDIKKNEMHIIDDKVERIKYEEKENENENENEKIKLLKVKNVKLLTCCIITTLFFYFTLKKVPEGYVCLVQNKYDGKVIPYIYDDLMTFFFNPLKYKVIHMRIIPIQRKYTNVYETLDKQKIKVKLEVKMKPKIPFIIDIYSTFGINYSTCYIEKEMNFDLKNVIKYYNLNTLLENNQSVHDDNATVDDAIDQIMDRFYDSSIFHKIILMDVTILFEKVE